The Mesoterricola silvestris sequence CCGCATGGATGGGGTGCGCGCGCCGGTCCGATGGGGGGTCACGTTCGTGCCCTCGCTGGTAAACCGAGGCCAAGGTAGGTCAAACCGGAGTTGCGTCAAGGTCGCAGCGGAAGCCCGTCTCCGGCTCCCATGATCAGCGCATGGCTTCCATGGGGCTGAGGCGCATGGCGCGGAAGGCCGGATACATGCCGAACACCAGGGAGAGGGCCAGCGCCACGGCCCAGGCCATGAGAAGGCCATACATATTCACCACCAGCCCGTAGGGGAAGTTGGCGGACAGGGCCTTGCACAGGGCCGCGCCTGCCAGTGTGCCCGTCAGGGCGCCGAGAGCCGCCAGCACGGCCGCTTCCAGCAGGAACTGCACGAAGATCTCCTGGTCCGAGGCCCCCAGGGCCTTGCGCAGGCCGATCTCGTAGCGGCGGTCCGAGAAGGAGATGAGCATCACCGACAGCACCCCCACGCCCCCCACCAGGAGCACGGTGCCCGCCAGGCTCATGAGGACGATGGTCCAGCCCCGCATCTGCTGCATGAAGTTCTGCCAGGAGCGCGCGGCCTCGGCGTCCAGGTCCAGGATCTCCACGTCCTCGATGCCGTGGTGGGCCTGCTTGGCCCGGCCCAGCACCAGGGCGGTGACGTCCTTGGCGTCCCGCTTGGCCTTGAGCTTCACCCCCAGCTGGGCCAGCTTGTGGGTGGGGTCCAGGCGGTCCATGTAGGCTTCCAGGGGGATGAGCATGCCGTTGGCGTCCACCCAGGAGTCCTCGTTGAAGATCATGAGGGGGGCCAGCACGCCCACCACCCGGAAGGGGATGCCGTCCACCATGATGTCCTTGCCCACGGGGTCCGCGCCCCCCAGGAACTTGGAGGCCAGGCTGGCGCCCAGCACCGCCACCGTGGAGCGGCGCTTCTGGTCGTCCTCCGTGAGGCCGCGGCCGGAGGCGATCTTGCGGTTCATGACGGGGATGTAGTCCGGCACGTTGCCGGAGACCATGATCCGCTCGTTGCCGCCGGCCACACGCACGCTTGTCTGTTTCACGGACCGGGGCATGAAGGCCATCACCTTGTCGTAGGGGGCGGTGAGGCGCGGCACGTCCTCCATGCGCAGGCCCGGGCTCATGGCGAAGCGCTTCTGCTCGTCGGAGGTCTCGGGGGTCTTGGGGGCCATGACGAGGGTGCCGTCCCAGCTCATGCCGGAGAACCCGGTGCCGATCTTGTCCAGGATGCCGTCCAGCACCGAGGTCATCACCACCAGGGCGAAGACCCCGAGCATGAGGAGCGTGAGGGTGAGGATGGACCGCATCTTGTGGGCCCACAGCTCCGTGAGGCCGCTGACCACCACCTCCCAGGCCAGGGCGGCCTGGTGCCCCAGTCCCCGGGCGGCCACGGGCGTCGTCGATTCACTCATAGCGCAGCGCCTCCATGGGGGAGAGCCGGCTGGCCTTCCACGCCGGATACAGGGCGAAGGCGAAGCCGAAGACGGCCGCCAGCAGGAAGGCCCACACGAAGCTGGAGGCCCGCATGTAGAGGGGCACGCCCAGGCTCAGGGTGATGGACCAGGAGAAGAGGACGCCCGCCGTCAGGCCCAGGAAGGCGCCCAGGAGCGTCAGCAGCAGGGCCTCGGTCATGAAGCCCTTGAAGACCTCCCGGCCCGAGGCGCCGATGGCCATCTTGACGCCCACCTCCCGCACGCGCTCCTTGAGGGAGGCCATCTGGATGTTCACGTTCACGATGCCCCCGCCCAGCAGGGCCAGGATGCCCGAAAGCAGGAAGATGATGTTGTACACGTCCCCCTGGCTGCGCCGCTTGGCCATGCGCGCGGCCACGTCGTCCAGGCGGAAGTCCTCCTGCTGGCGGTGGCTGGCCTTGAGGAAGGCGGTGAGGTTCTTGGCGAAGCCCTGGATGGCGTTGACCTCGGGCAGGCGGAACGTGACCCGGTCCGTGCGGCGGTACTGGTCGCCCTGCATGCGCTTCTGCACGAAGGAGGAGGGCAGGGCGATGATTCGGTTGCGCCACTGGAAGATGTTGCCCTGGCCCTCCCTGAAGCGGAACACGCGCTCCTGGAAGGTGCCGATGACGGTCACGGGGATGTCGCCGATGGTGAGGACCGATCCCAGCGCGTCGCCCGACGGGAAGAAGGTCTGGGCCGCCTCGGCGCCGAGGATGGCCACGGCCTCGCCCTGGTCCATGTCCGATGCGCTGAAGGAGCGGCCCGTGGCCACGGCGTAGCCTTCCATGGGGATGAAGTCCGCGCCGATGCCCGTGAGCTGGCGGTCCTGGTCCGCGTAGGGCGACTTGGTGCGGGCCCGGGCATTCTTGCGCACGCTCACCCCGGCCACGGCCTTGGTGTCCAGGTCGGACCCCGCCTCCGCGTCGTCGTTGCGCAGGCCGCGGTTGGCGGTCTGGAGCGCCGTGGCCTGGCCGTCCTTGACGATGGCGTTGGGCTGGACGTTGAGCTTGTCCAGGCCCCCCAGCTTCACGAAGAGCCGGTCGCTCTGGGCCCGCTGGCTGTCGGAGATGGAGAAGCCCCCCAGCACCGAGGCCACGCCCAGGATCACGCCCAGGGCCTGGAGCACGGAGCGGCCCAGGTTCTCCCGGATCTCCACCCAGGATTCCAGGAGCCGTTCGCGGAAGGCGCCCGAGCCGCTCATTCCGGCGCGCCCGTGGCGATGAGGCCGTCGCGGATCTCCACCTTGCGCTGGGCCATGGCCGCGATGCCCAGGTCGTGGGTGACGAGGATGACGGTGTTGCCCTGGCGGTTGAGCTCCTTGAAGAGTTCGAGGATCTCGGCGCCGGTGTGGGAATCCAGGGCCCCGGTGGGCTCGTCGGCCAGGAGGATGGTGGGGCGGTTGGCCAGGGACCTGGCGATGGACACGCGCTGCTTCTGGCCCCCGGAGAGCTCCCCGGGGAGCTTCAGGGCCTTGTCGGCGATGCCCACCCGGTCCAGCAGCTCCAGGGCCCGGGCCCGGCGCTCCTTGCGGCCCACGCCGGCGTAGAGCATGGGCAGCTCCACGTTGCGCACCACCGAGGCCTTGGGCAGAAGGTTGTAGGCCTGGAAAACGAAGCCGATCTTGGTGTTGCGGATGCGGGCCAGGTCCGAGCCCGAGAGGCCCTGGACGGGGTGGCCGTCCAGCTCGTAGCTTCCGGCGGTGGGGCGGTCCAGGCAGCCCAGGATGGCCATGAGGGTGGATTTCCCGGAACCGCTGGGGCCGATGAGGGCGATGAATTCGCCGGCTTCCACCTCCAGGTCGATGCCGCGCAGGGCATGGACGGCGGTGCCGTTGGCGCCGAAGACCTTCTTGATCTCCCGCGTTTCGATGACGAGCGGCATGGCGGCTCCAGCTAGAAGTTGTCTTCGTCCTTTTCCACCTTCTTGCGGGTGGGGTCCTCGAGGCAGACCTGCTCGTCCTTGTTCAGCCCGGAGAGGATCTCCACCCGCTCCAGGGTGGCGATGCCGGCCTTCACGGGGACCACGTCGAAGTAGTCGCGCCAGTGGTCCGAGAGCCACACGAACTTGGAGCGTCCGGAGAGCCCTTCCTTGGCGGCGGCCATCTTCTCGGGGGCGAGGTTCGGCTTCAGGCGGAAGACGACGGTCTGGCCATCGCGGCGCTGCAGGGCCTCCAGGGGCACGCTCACGGCCTTGTCGCGCTTCTCGCCCAGGATCTCCACATTGGCGCTCATGCCGGTGCGGTAGGCCTCGCTCAGCTCGTCCAGCTTGACCTCGACCTTGAAGACCTTGATCTTGTCCACGAGTTCGGCGGCGGGGGACACGAAGCGCACCCGGCCGTTGAAGGTCCGCTGGGGGAAGGCGTCCAGGGTGATGCGCACGGGCTGGCCCACCTGGACCTTGGCCACGTCCACCTCGTTGACGTTGACCTTGATGATCAGGGACTTGAGGTCGGCGACGGTGTAGACGACGGTTCCGGAATTGAAGCTGTTCACGCCCGACATGATGGTGTCGCCCAGTTCCACGCCCTTCTTGATGATCATGCCGCTCATGGGACTGATGACCTTGGCGTGCTGGGTGGAGGCGTTGCCGGCGATGGGGATGCCCCGGTCCTCCACGATCTGGTACCGGGTCTGGGCGGACTTGAGGGTCTCCTGGGCCATGTCCCGGACGGTGCGGGAGGCCCGGAAGGACTGCTCGGACACGAGGCCGTCCTTGTAGAGGGCCTCCTGCTGCTTGAAGTCCTTGTCGGCGTTCAGGAAGGACACCTTGGCTGTGGAGACGCTGCCCTGCACGTCCGAGAGGGTCTGGGCCTGGTTCACGTCGGGCTCCACCTCGGCCAGCACCTCGCCGGCGGTGACCATGTCGCCTTCGCGCACCTTGTAGGAGAGGACCCGGCCGGAAACCGTGGACTTGATGTCCACCTTCACGAAGGGATCCACCACGCCCACTTCCCGGACGCTCACCTGGAGGTCCTCGGCCTGCACCTTGCCCAGCCGGAAGGGGGTTTCCTGGTTCCCCTTGGGCTTGTGGGTGCTCTTGGCCGCCACGAGCAAGCCGCCCGCGACCACGAAGCCCGCGACGCCGACGATCCACCAGAGCTTTCTCATGACCTCTCCCACGTATCCATGAACTTGGAACTGTTTGAACTACGGGCCAAGTCTGCCCCCGTTTAGGGGGCAGGGAACCGTCCATTCGGCAGCCACGGGGGGGGAATCGGCCAACGGGCCCGAATTGCCGGGGAATGGCCCGTGGGGGCTGGGGTGTCGGCAAACCCAAGTGAAGGCCGCCAGAAAAACCTTTAACAATTTAGAAAACGGCTTGTCCTGGGCGGATCGGAAGGCCCATCGAAAAACTCAAACGCTGGGACGCTGGGGACTCGCTGGGGCGCTGGGAAAAGAAGGTGCGTTTCTCCGGTCTCGAGGGCGGCCTGCTTTTGAACGTTCGCGCCTGGCCCCTCAAGGATGGCGGGACCCGCCGGGTCGTTCACACCCGGCCTTGAACCCCCAGCGCCCCAGCGAGATCTCTGCGCCCCAGCGTTTCATCTTTTCGCCTGGATTCTCCGGCGCACCAGGTTCGTACGTTGCCAGGACACCCACCTTCCAGGCACCCTACCCCGGGAGGATCGGGTATAAGCCATCCTTGTCCACAGATTCCGAACAGGCCCTAATTGTTGGAGGTCAGACGCTTGGCTTCCCGGGCGATCATCAGTTCTTCATTGGTCGGCACCACCACCACCGCCACCTTGGAATCGGGGGTGGAAATGAAGCGATCGGCCTTGCTGCGGGTGCCGTTGATCTCCTCATTGATGGCGACGCCCAGGAAGCCCAGGCGGTCGCAGATCCAGCTGCGCAGGCCCGGGGAGTTCTCGCCGATGCCGGCGGTGAAGCAGATGGCGTCCACGCCGTTCATGGCCGCGGCGTAGCTGCCCACGTACTTCAGGACGCCGTAGCAGAGCACGTCGTGGGCGAGCTTGGCGCGCTTGTTCTTGTCCATGGCCTCCTCCACCTCGCGGCAGTCGGAGGACACGCCGGAGATGCCCAGCAGGCCGGATTTCTTGTTGAGCAGGGCGGAGAGGGCGGGGCCGTCCAGCTTCTCCTGCTCCATGAGGGTGGTGAGGACCCCCGGATCCAGGTTGCCGCTGCGGGTGCCCATGACGACGCCTTCCAGGGGCGTGAGGCCCATGGAGGTGTCCACGCTGTGCCCGTTGTGCACGGCCGTGATGCTGGAGCCGTTGCCCAGGTGGCAGGTGATGATCTTGGAGGCCTCCAGGGGCTTGCCGATGAGGGCGGCGGTGCGTTCGGCCACGTAGCGGTGGCTGGTGCCGTGGAAGCCGTAGCGGCGGAGCCCCAGGCGCTGGCAGAGCTCGTAGGGGAGGCCGTAGGTGTAGGCGTACTCGGGCATGCTGTGGTGGAAGGCGGTGTCGAACACCGCCACCTGGGGCACGCCGGGGAAGAGCTCCTGGGCGGTGCGGATGCCCGAGGCCGAGGCCGGGTTGTGCAGGGGGGCGTAGAAGGCCAGCTCCTCGATCTCCTTGAGCACCGCGGGGGTGATCACCTCCGAATCCCCGAAGTTGGGACCCCCGTGGGCCACGCGGTGCCCCACGGCGTCCACGTCCTGGTCCTCGCCCAGCACGGTGTGCTTGAGCTGCTCCATGATGGCGGCCAGGGCCTTCTTGTGGTTGGCCATGTCCAGTTCCAGGCGCCCCTTCTCGCCCTGGATGGTCCAGCGGATGAAGCCCTCGGAGATGCCGATGCGCTCGGCGATGCCCTCCGCCAGGGTCTTCTCTTCCTCCATATCGACCAGGTTGAACTTCAGGGAGGACGAGCCGGCATTCAGGACCAGGATCAACACAAGACACTCCTATCGTTAATTCGATTCTCCTAAGTCTAAACCGAATAGGGGCCCGAACCCCACCCGGCCGGCCCACTTTTGAGCAAGATCACCCGCCCGCTCGGCACAGGTCCACCAGGGGGCACGCCGCGCATCCCGGGAGGCGCCTCACCCCGGGGCAGTCCCCCAGGATCCCCAGGTGGGCGATGGGGAAGTCGTAGCGCAGGGGGTCCTCCGGGCACATGGCCTTGAGGGCCTCGGTGATCTCCCGGGCCAGCTTCCCGTCGGGGGTCCTGCGCCCCGCCAGGCCGATGAACCCCGAGATGCGCGCCACGTGGGTGTCCAGGGGCATGACCAGGTCCCCGCGGGGGTAGTCCCGCCAGAGGCCCAGGTCGGGCCATTCGTCCCGCACCATCCACCTGAGGAACATGCGCCAGCGCTTGCAGGCGGCGCCCTGGAGGGGGTCCGGCAGATTGAATCTCAGTCCGGGGGTCTCCGGCAGCTCCCGGCGCAGGCGCAGCACCAGGGCCGAAAGCCGCTGGTCGGCGGTGGCGCCGTCCCCGGGGACCAGGTGGGGCTCCAGGCCCCGGCCCCCGGATTCCCGGTCCAGGCGCACCCAGGCGAGGATCCACTGGGCCAGGTCCTCCCCCGTGTGGAAGCGCCAGGCCCAGCCCCCCAGGGCGGCCCGGAGCCTGTCCAGGGCCCCGGGCTCCGCGGCCCAGGCCGCGGGATGGTCCCCCAGGGGCGCCAGGGCGGCCTCGATGGCGGTGAGCATGGGCGCCACCCGGCCGTAGGCCAGGTGCGCGGCCACGAAGGCCGCCAGTTCCCGGTCCGCGGCGCCCGGGTACCGGCGGGGGATCAGCAGGGGGTCCAGGGCCAGGGAGGCCTGGCCCACGTACCGGTCGTGGAGTTCGTCCAGCCGGGTGCGGAGCCGGTGATCGCGTTTCTTTCTGGGGCCGGGCGAAGGGGTCAAGGTCGGGGAACCTGCAGCGACAGGATTCCATCTTGGCAGGTCGGGGTCACGCCCAGGGCCTGTCCCGCGGTCTTGGCCCACCGGCTCGTGATGTCGCCCGGGTGATCGTCGGCCAGAAAGACCAGGCCTTCCGGAAGGAGGCTGACGGGATCCATGCGGATGGACCAGCCGGAGGGTTCGGACGCGCACCGCAGGTTCAGGACGTGCCCCTGGGCGTAGGGCAGGGCCTGGCGCACGGCGGAGCGCACGTAGGAACGCAGGAGGGCGCCGGGCCACCGGTCGGGACCGCCCCGGTCCTCGAAGGTGAGCACGAACTCGCACTTGAACAGGAGGCCCATGGCCTTGAGTTCGTCCAGCACCTGGGCGCGCCAGTCCGGGCCCTCCTGGAGCCCGGCTTCGGGCAGGGTGCCCATGGCCAGGTGGCGGGCCCGCACCAGCGTGGCCATGCCCTCCTCCACCACGGCGTCCAGGCGGTCCTTGTCCCGGGTGCCCAGGGGCCGGGCGGGATCCGCCAGTTCCAGAACCCCCTGGATGCCGGCGAGGACGTTGGCCATGTCATGAAGGGCGGCCCGGATGAGAAGTTCCGCTTGTTTTTCCATGTTCAAACTTTCTGGGCAACGGGGCAGACTGCGATTAAACTTCTGGGATAGTAACCTGGAAAGGCTCGAACCCGATGCACTCCGACACCAAGAAGTTGGGAGAACTCCTCGTTGACGCCGGCCTCATGACGCCGGCCCAACTGCTGGAGGCCCTGCGCTACCAGAAGGCCGCGGGGGGGCGCATGGGCAGCAACCTGGTGGCCATGGGCATCATCAGCGACGATTCCCTGATGGATTTCCTGGCCCAGCAGACGGGGGTGCCCCGCCTGGACGTGAAGCACCTGGACGTGCTCCCCTCGGTGCTGGAGCGCATTCCGCGCCGTCTGGCCGAGCAGATGACGATCCTCCCCGTGGCCTTCAAGGAGCCCAAGTCCCTGGTGCTGGCCATGGCCGATCCGTCGGACCTGAACGCGGTGGACAGCGCGCGGTTCGCCTCGGGGCTCACCATCGAGCCCATGGTGGCCTCCCATTCCGCCCTGCGCCTGGCCATCGCGGACCAGTACCGCAAGCTGGAATCCGGCACCCTGGGCGTGACCATCGACGTGAACCGGACCCCCGTGGACGAGAGCCTGCCGGTGAATTTCGAGCTGCCCTCCTCCGTCCCGACCCTCAAGCTGCCCGCCCCCGCCTTCCCCCGGGACCCCTTCTTCGACGGCCTCCCCTTCAAGGCCGACCCTCCCCCGGCCGGCCCCTTCGAGTTCTTCGTGGATCCGGAGGCCGCCCCATCCCCCGACCCCCACCAGATCATCCACGCCCGCTCCGCCATGGGCGAACAGATCCAGCCCATCGACCGCATCCCCTCCCGGGCCCTCCTCCTGGGCCTCATCCGCCTCCTCCAGCGCCGGGGCATCCTGGGCACCGACGAACTCCAGCGCTACATCGCCAACCTCGTAGAAGCCGGCGAACTCCCCGGGGGGAGTACCAGTCAGCAGCTCTAATTAATCGCCCTTGTCCCGGACCGGCGCCAGGGATTCGCTGACGCAGGCAAGCTGCGTCAGCGGAAAGCCCACGGCATGGGGGGGATCGGGAGTGTTGGCACACTCCGGCTTCGATGGACGCTGGGGTCTGGGGCGGTTAGCTGGGCTCCCCTCCAGGGCCTATGCCCCAGCGGCCCGCTTCAAGTTAAAGGGATGGGAGCGGCTTCGCGCCGACGTTGATCTGTTTGCATCGTCCGCAAGCTCCCTATCCATGTGGCTCTCACGGTAGGCGTTCAGCGTCGGCGCGACCCGGTGACCTTTTCGGGGAACTTGAAGCGTGTCGCAGGGCCATAGGCCCACCCGGGGAGCCCCCATCTTCCAACGGGCGGCAAGCCCCATCGAAGCCGGAGCGTGGCAACACTCCCGCTCAACCCCGCGCCGTGAGCCCTGCGCTGACGCAGCTTGCCTGCGTCAGCGAATCCCTGGCGCAGGTCCGGGACACGTACCATCCACCTAAACCTCCGAGTGCGAGTCCTCCAGCCGCACCCGGATGGCCTCCAGCTTTTTCGCGGGGCATTGGCCGGACTTGCAGGAACCGCAGCCGGAACCGCAGGCGGATTTGAAGAAGCCCCGGGCCATGTAGGCGCCCGCGAGGGTGGTGAGGACGAGCATGAGCCAATGTTGAATCGTCATGGCAACCTCACGCGAAGCCCAGCAGGTGGCCGCCCAGGACCGTGAGCCAGGCCATGAGCCAGGCCAGTCCGGAG is a genomic window containing:
- a CDS encoding ABC transporter permease, which translates into the protein MSESTTPVAARGLGHQAALAWEVVVSGLTELWAHKMRSILTLTLLMLGVFALVVMTSVLDGILDKIGTGFSGMSWDGTLVMAPKTPETSDEQKRFAMSPGLRMEDVPRLTAPYDKVMAFMPRSVKQTSVRVAGGNERIMVSGNVPDYIPVMNRKIASGRGLTEDDQKRRSTVAVLGASLASKFLGGADPVGKDIMVDGIPFRVVGVLAPLMIFNEDSWVDANGMLIPLEAYMDRLDPTHKLAQLGVKLKAKRDAKDVTALVLGRAKQAHHGIEDVEILDLDAEAARSWQNFMQQMRGWTIVLMSLAGTVLLVGGVGVLSVMLISFSDRRYEIGLRKALGASDQEIFVQFLLEAAVLAALGALTGTLAGAALCKALSANFPYGLVVNMYGLLMAWAVALALSLVFGMYPAFRAMRLSPMEAMR
- a CDS encoding ABC transporter permease gives rise to the protein MSGSGAFRERLLESWVEIRENLGRSVLQALGVILGVASVLGGFSISDSQRAQSDRLFVKLGGLDKLNVQPNAIVKDGQATALQTANRGLRNDDAEAGSDLDTKAVAGVSVRKNARARTKSPYADQDRQLTGIGADFIPMEGYAVATGRSFSASDMDQGEAVAILGAEAAQTFFPSGDALGSVLTIGDIPVTVIGTFQERVFRFREGQGNIFQWRNRIIALPSSFVQKRMQGDQYRRTDRVTFRLPEVNAIQGFAKNLTAFLKASHRQQEDFRLDDVAARMAKRRSQGDVYNIIFLLSGILALLGGGIVNVNIQMASLKERVREVGVKMAIGASGREVFKGFMTEALLLTLLGAFLGLTAGVLFSWSITLSLGVPLYMRASSFVWAFLLAAVFGFAFALYPAWKASRLSPMEALRYE
- a CDS encoding ABC transporter ATP-binding protein, which encodes MPLVIETREIKKVFGANGTAVHALRGIDLEVEAGEFIALIGPSGSGKSTLMAILGCLDRPTAGSYELDGHPVQGLSGSDLARIRNTKIGFVFQAYNLLPKASVVRNVELPMLYAGVGRKERRARALELLDRVGIADKALKLPGELSGGQKQRVSIARSLANRPTILLADEPTGALDSHTGAEILELFKELNRQGNTVILVTHDLGIAAMAQRKVEIRDGLIATGAPE
- a CDS encoding efflux RND transporter periplasmic adaptor subunit, producing MRKLWWIVGVAGFVVAGGLLVAAKSTHKPKGNQETPFRLGKVQAEDLQVSVREVGVVDPFVKVDIKSTVSGRVLSYKVREGDMVTAGEVLAEVEPDVNQAQTLSDVQGSVSTAKVSFLNADKDFKQQEALYKDGLVSEQSFRASRTVRDMAQETLKSAQTRYQIVEDRGIPIAGNASTQHAKVISPMSGMIIKKGVELGDTIMSGVNSFNSGTVVYTVADLKSLIIKVNVNEVDVAKVQVGQPVRITLDAFPQRTFNGRVRFVSPAAELVDKIKVFKVEVKLDELSEAYRTGMSANVEILGEKRDKAVSVPLEALQRRDGQTVVFRLKPNLAPEKMAAAKEGLSGRSKFVWLSDHWRDYFDVVPVKAGIATLERVEILSGLNKDEQVCLEDPTRKKVEKDEDNF
- a CDS encoding acetate/propionate family kinase; this translates as MLILVLNAGSSSLKFNLVDMEEEKTLAEGIAERIGISEGFIRWTIQGEKGRLELDMANHKKALAAIMEQLKHTVLGEDQDVDAVGHRVAHGGPNFGDSEVITPAVLKEIEELAFYAPLHNPASASGIRTAQELFPGVPQVAVFDTAFHHSMPEYAYTYGLPYELCQRLGLRRYGFHGTSHRYVAERTAALIGKPLEASKIITCHLGNGSSITAVHNGHSVDTSMGLTPLEGVVMGTRSGNLDPGVLTTLMEQEKLDGPALSALLNKKSGLLGISGVSSDCREVEEAMDKNKRAKLAHDVLCYGVLKYVGSYAAAMNGVDAICFTAGIGENSPGLRSWICDRLGFLGVAINEEINGTRSKADRFISTPDSKVAVVVVPTNEELMIAREAKRLTSNN
- a CDS encoding TIGR02757 family protein; this encodes MTPSPGPRKKRDHRLRTRLDELHDRYVGQASLALDPLLIPRRYPGAADRELAAFVAAHLAYGRVAPMLTAIEAALAPLGDHPAAWAAEPGALDRLRAALGGWAWRFHTGEDLAQWILAWVRLDRESGGRGLEPHLVPGDGATADQRLSALVLRLRRELPETPGLRFNLPDPLQGAACKRWRMFLRWMVRDEWPDLGLWRDYPRGDLVMPLDTHVARISGFIGLAGRRTPDGKLAREITEALKAMCPEDPLRYDFPIAHLGILGDCPGVRRLPGCAACPLVDLCRAGG
- a CDS encoding GspE/PulE/PilB domain-containing protein is translated as MHSDTKKLGELLVDAGLMTPAQLLEALRYQKAAGGRMGSNLVAMGIISDDSLMDFLAQQTGVPRLDVKHLDVLPSVLERIPRRLAEQMTILPVAFKEPKSLVLAMADPSDLNAVDSARFASGLTIEPMVASHSALRLAIADQYRKLESGTLGVTIDVNRTPVDESLPVNFELPSSVPTLKLPAPAFPRDPFFDGLPFKADPPPAGPFEFFVDPEAAPSPDPHQIIHARSAMGEQIQPIDRIPSRALLLGLIRLLQRRGILGTDELQRYIANLVEAGELPGGSTSQQL